One window of Legionella pneumophila subsp. pneumophila str. Philadelphia 1 genomic DNA carries:
- a CDS encoding cold-shock protein yields MTNKIRGKVKWFNKDKGFGFIESSGKDYFVHFSSIQSNGFKTLPDGATVLFKMGKGQKGPQAEEVEVIKNDHH; encoded by the coding sequence ATGACTAATAAAATTCGTGGTAAAGTCAAATGGTTTAATAAAGACAAGGGATTTGGTTTTATTGAAAGCAGTGGCAAGGATTACTTTGTCCACTTTAGCTCGATTCAAAGTAACGGCTTTAAAACGCTTCCCGATGGGGCAACCGTTCTTTTTAAAATGGGAAAAGGACAGAAAGGACCTCAGGCCGAGGAAGTAGAGGTTATCAAAAATGACCACCATTAG
- a CDS encoding heme NO-binding domain-containing protein: MKGIVFTSLNDMIIEQFGIETWDQLVSSLDLPSGGSYTAGGTYSDTEFQQLIKAIAKRTNQHASVFLEAFGEYMFPILSSKCAIFLKKDMTLKEFLKSIDGTIHVEVEKLYPDETLPTISYEEPAANQLVMVYRSHRRLCHFAMGLIQGAAQHFKKKITIKQTHCMLKKDDHCRLEITFE; this comes from the coding sequence ATGAAAGGTATCGTTTTTACCTCCTTAAATGACATGATTATAGAACAATTTGGCATAGAAACCTGGGACCAACTCGTATCCTCACTAGACCTTCCAAGTGGTGGAAGTTATACAGCAGGCGGCACTTACTCGGATACAGAATTTCAGCAATTGATTAAGGCCATTGCGAAGAGGACCAATCAGCACGCTTCTGTTTTTTTAGAGGCCTTTGGTGAATACATGTTTCCTATCTTATCGAGTAAGTGCGCAATTTTTTTAAAAAAGGACATGACATTAAAAGAATTTTTAAAAAGCATTGATGGAACAATTCATGTGGAAGTAGAAAAGTTATACCCAGATGAAACATTACCTACCATTAGCTATGAAGAGCCTGCTGCAAACCAATTGGTTATGGTGTATCGATCGCATAGAAGACTCTGTCATTTTGCAATGGGGCTCATCCAGGGAGCAGCGCAACATTTTAAAAAGAAAATTACCATTAAGCAGACTCACTGCATGTTAAAAAAAGATGATCATTGTCGTTTGGAGATTACCTTTGAGTGA
- a CDS encoding PHA/PHB synthase family protein, protein MKGLEKQCCPKKRILTQSQELQEGVDFSCCAPADRGTSDNFFPFFTRLVQANLAKWTAGISPAAIGSSYSTWLWQLAQSPGVLWELAFYPVFHAKDCINNIVCVERAADGKDVRFKKDSWQPMPWRLFAEGFLQMEDWWRRATTDVPGLPNQVERTVSFWARQCLDALSPSNFVWSNPDLFHEAMRTGGLNLIQGGQIALEDWLEKLTGAPPTGSEHFIPGKQVAITPGRVVFQNHLIELIQYEAQTKTVYKEPILILPAWIMKYYILDLSPHNSLVKWLVSQGHTVFIISWRNPDKEDQDLGMDDYYRQGAMAAIDAVSTLFPETKINLMGYCLGGTLAMITAAAMGRDKDERLNSLTLLAAQGDFTEAGELMLFVTESQVDFLKSMMREQGYLDTKQMAGSFQMLRAYDLIWSKMVQDYMHGMRRGMIDLTAWNADATRMPYKMHSEYLEKLFLRNDFAEGRYTVEGKPVAAENIKLPVFAVSTEKDHVAPWQSVYKIHLMTEGDVTFVLTGGGHNAGIISEPGHPGRSYRVHEQKQGEAYLNPESWLAMAERREGSWWREWNEWLVQQNTKKRIASSVMNPSLPEAPGTYVLQK, encoded by the coding sequence ATGAAGGGACTAGAAAAACAATGCTGTCCTAAGAAAAGAATACTCACTCAGAGTCAAGAATTGCAAGAAGGGGTAGATTTCTCGTGTTGTGCACCGGCTGATAGAGGTACTTCCGATAACTTCTTTCCATTTTTCACTCGATTAGTGCAAGCCAACTTGGCTAAATGGACGGCAGGAATAAGTCCTGCTGCCATCGGTTCTTCTTATTCCACCTGGCTTTGGCAATTGGCCCAATCCCCTGGGGTTTTGTGGGAACTTGCTTTTTATCCGGTTTTTCATGCCAAGGATTGCATTAATAATATCGTTTGTGTTGAGCGTGCTGCGGATGGTAAAGACGTGCGTTTTAAAAAAGACAGTTGGCAGCCTATGCCTTGGCGTTTATTCGCCGAAGGGTTTTTGCAGATGGAAGATTGGTGGCGACGCGCCACAACGGACGTGCCAGGATTACCCAACCAAGTGGAACGTACTGTTTCATTCTGGGCGCGCCAATGCCTTGATGCCCTATCCCCTTCCAATTTTGTTTGGTCTAATCCTGATTTATTTCATGAAGCCATGCGCACTGGGGGACTTAATCTCATCCAAGGCGGCCAAATCGCGCTCGAAGATTGGTTAGAAAAGCTAACCGGTGCACCACCTACAGGTTCTGAACATTTTATCCCAGGGAAACAAGTAGCTATTACTCCAGGGCGGGTGGTCTTTCAAAATCATTTAATTGAGCTCATTCAATATGAAGCCCAAACGAAAACAGTCTATAAAGAGCCGATACTTATCTTACCAGCCTGGATTATGAAATATTATATTCTCGATTTATCACCACATAACTCCTTGGTGAAGTGGCTCGTAAGTCAGGGACACACTGTATTTATCATTTCTTGGCGCAATCCTGACAAAGAAGACCAGGATTTGGGGATGGATGATTATTATCGACAAGGCGCAATGGCTGCCATTGATGCGGTATCGACTCTTTTTCCAGAAACTAAAATCAATCTGATGGGGTATTGTTTAGGAGGTACCTTGGCTATGATTACGGCAGCTGCGATGGGCAGAGACAAGGACGAGCGTTTAAACAGCTTGACACTCTTGGCAGCCCAAGGGGATTTTACTGAGGCTGGGGAATTAATGCTCTTTGTAACTGAAAGTCAAGTGGATTTTCTTAAAAGTATGATGCGGGAACAAGGGTATCTGGATACCAAGCAAATGGCTGGTTCTTTTCAGATGTTGCGTGCTTATGACTTAATTTGGTCCAAAATGGTTCAAGATTACATGCATGGAATGCGGCGAGGGATGATTGATTTGACCGCTTGGAACGCAGATGCCACCCGGATGCCTTACAAAATGCACAGTGAATACCTTGAAAAACTCTTCTTAAGGAATGATTTTGCCGAAGGGCGTTATACAGTGGAAGGAAAGCCTGTGGCTGCTGAGAATATTAAGTTACCTGTTTTTGCGGTGAGCACTGAAAAAGACCATGTAGCACCCTGGCAATCCGTCTATAAAATCCATCTTATGACTGAAGGGGATGTGACCTTTGTTCTCACTGGTGGTGGGCATAATGCGGGCATCATCAGTGAGCCGGGTCACCCAGGACGCTCTTATCGTGTTCATGAGCAGAAACAAGGCGAGGCTTACTTAAATCCTGAGAGCTGGCTTGCGATGGCAGAGAGGCGGGAAGGTTCCTGGTGGCGAGAATGGAATGAGTGGCTAGTCCAGCAAAATACTAAAAAACGCATTGCATCATCGGTCATGAATCCCTCACTGCCAGAGGCACCAGGAACTTATGTGCTTCAGAAATAA
- the phbB gene encoding acetoacetyl-CoA reductase, with protein sequence MDQRVALVTGGTGGIGTAICQAMQKLDYQVIACYFKQGNHDLAKEWQKKQAMQGFDIDIVYADISSFNDCEKVTELVIEKYGKIDILVNNAGMTNDATLKKMTQEQWQDVINANLNSVFNMTKTVLSNMLDNSYGRIITISSVNGRKGQFGQCNYAATKSALYGFTKSLAQEVAKKGITVNTVSPGYINTEMLASLRDDILEAIVAQIPVGRLGKPQEIARVVAFLAEEQSGFITGANFDINGGQYM encoded by the coding sequence GTGGACCAACGAGTTGCTTTAGTCACAGGGGGCACTGGTGGTATTGGTACCGCCATATGCCAGGCAATGCAAAAGTTAGATTATCAAGTCATTGCCTGCTATTTTAAACAGGGCAATCATGATTTGGCGAAAGAATGGCAGAAAAAACAAGCCATGCAAGGCTTTGATATCGACATTGTCTACGCTGATATTTCTTCCTTCAATGATTGTGAGAAAGTGACCGAATTGGTCATCGAAAAATACGGCAAAATCGATATTCTAGTGAATAATGCCGGCATGACGAACGATGCCACTTTGAAAAAAATGACTCAAGAACAATGGCAGGATGTCATCAATGCCAATTTGAATAGTGTCTTTAATATGACGAAAACCGTGTTATCCAATATGTTGGATAATAGTTATGGACGTATTATCACCATTTCTTCTGTGAATGGACGCAAAGGTCAATTTGGCCAGTGTAATTACGCGGCCACTAAATCTGCATTATACGGTTTTACCAAAAGTCTGGCGCAAGAAGTGGCAAAGAAAGGCATTACAGTGAATACCGTCTCTCCTGGCTATATTAATACTGAAATGCTCGCTTCTCTAAGGGACGATATTTTAGAAGCGATTGTTGCCCAAATTCCTGTGGGACGATTAGGCAAACCCCAAGAAATTGCTCGTGTTGTTGCCTTCCTTGCAGAGGAGCAAAGTGGTTTTATTACTGGTGCCAATTTTGATATTAATGGTGGGCAATACATGTAA
- a CDS encoding putative bifunctional diguanylate cyclase/phosphodiesterase, which yields MIIVVWRLPLSDENKALFERSYYRERKAREEAELLLENKTRELHLLNQDLEKKNAELLKTLKDLESVQKKLSKLAHFDVLSRLPNRLQFELDLKREIARSKRYGRHLALLSIDLDFFKNVNDRFGHDVGDGLLREVAKRLCSSLREEDCVARLGGDEFAVILTEINNPQQAKLVANNMIQKMGQPFLIKGHTVMIGLSIGIAYFPDAGDEAITLRKNADIALYNAKECGRNNCQIFTPSLRKQYSKRLGIGTELHLALERQEFFLVYQPRVDLKTNSMVGMEVLLRWQHPKRGVVFPDEFISVAEHFNLIIPIGEWVLRTACRQYVDWKKSYAPFNCTLAINISLHQFQHKGFISSVKHILQEYQMPSDWLELEITEATAVNFLGKIEDTLSTLRNMGVKLAFDNFGSGYSFLSHLKNSPVQSIKLKQTLIEDAHLRENDNLIIKSTIALSKELGLNVVVGGVETEEQLNFLRSSHCFEVQGYYSSKPLTVGQMTQFIEERNSKGL from the coding sequence ATGATCATTGTCGTTTGGAGATTACCTTTGAGTGATGAGAACAAAGCATTATTTGAGCGCTCTTATTATCGCGAAAGAAAAGCTCGCGAGGAAGCCGAATTATTGCTGGAAAATAAGACAAGGGAACTTCATTTACTGAACCAGGATTTGGAAAAAAAGAATGCTGAACTGCTAAAAACGCTAAAAGACTTAGAAAGCGTACAAAAGAAATTATCGAAATTAGCCCATTTTGATGTATTAAGCCGATTACCCAATCGATTGCAGTTTGAACTGGATTTAAAACGTGAGATTGCTAGGTCAAAAAGATACGGTCGTCATCTGGCTCTGTTAAGCATCGATTTGGATTTTTTTAAAAATGTGAATGATCGCTTTGGTCATGATGTCGGTGATGGTCTATTGCGTGAAGTAGCGAAGCGTCTTTGCTCCAGTCTTCGCGAAGAAGATTGTGTGGCTCGATTGGGAGGAGATGAGTTTGCAGTGATTCTGACAGAAATTAATAATCCACAACAGGCAAAATTAGTGGCCAATAATATGATTCAAAAGATGGGTCAACCATTCCTTATTAAAGGCCATACCGTCATGATTGGACTAAGTATAGGAATTGCTTACTTTCCTGATGCCGGTGATGAGGCAATAACTCTTCGTAAGAATGCCGATATTGCTTTATACAACGCCAAAGAATGTGGTCGAAATAATTGCCAAATCTTCACACCGTCTCTTAGAAAACAATATTCAAAACGCTTGGGAATAGGAACCGAGTTGCATCTTGCTTTGGAGCGACAAGAATTTTTTCTTGTTTATCAGCCCCGGGTTGACTTAAAAACGAATTCTATGGTTGGAATGGAGGTCTTATTACGTTGGCAACATCCCAAGCGGGGCGTTGTTTTTCCTGATGAATTCATTTCCGTTGCAGAGCATTTTAACTTGATTATTCCAATTGGTGAATGGGTCTTACGAACCGCGTGTAGGCAGTATGTGGATTGGAAAAAGAGTTACGCTCCTTTCAACTGCACCCTGGCGATTAATATTTCGCTTCATCAATTTCAACACAAAGGGTTTATTTCTTCTGTGAAGCACATTTTACAAGAATATCAAATGCCATCGGATTGGTTAGAGCTTGAAATTACGGAAGCAACGGCAGTCAATTTTTTGGGAAAGATTGAAGATACATTAAGTACGCTTCGCAATATGGGGGTAAAGCTTGCTTTTGATAATTTTGGCTCAGGCTATTCTTTTTTATCTCACTTAAAAAATTCACCAGTCCAATCCATCAAACTGAAACAAACCTTAATTGAAGATGCTCATCTCAGAGAAAATGATAATTTAATTATCAAATCGACGATTGCTTTGTCGAAAGAGTTAGGATTGAATGTGGTTGTGGGTGGTGTCGAAACAGAAGAACAACTCAATTTTTTACGGTCAAGTCACTGTTTCGAAGTGCAAGGCTATTACAGCAGTAAACCGTTAACAGTAGGACAGATGACGCAATTTATCGAGGAAAGGAACTCCAAAGGGCTGTAG
- a CDS encoding helix-turn-helix domain-containing protein: MKKQTDLIVLGKQIRKIRKEKGFSQEGFANFIEMNRGYYGTVERGEANITILNLLKILKGLEVTPNELFPPSTYVSFKRKITKNSAS; the protein is encoded by the coding sequence ATGAAAAAACAAACCGACTTAATTGTACTAGGCAAACAAATTCGCAAAATCAGAAAAGAGAAAGGTTTTTCTCAAGAGGGGTTTGCCAATTTCATCGAAATGAATCGGGGTTACTACGGGACTGTGGAACGTGGCGAAGCCAATATAACCATTTTAAATCTTCTAAAAATTCTTAAAGGATTAGAAGTCACACCAAATGAGTTGTTCCCGCCCTCAACTTATGTGAGCTTCAAGAGGAAAATAACTAAAAACTCAGCCTCATAA